From the genome of Rhodothermales bacterium, one region includes:
- a CDS encoding cold-shock protein, which yields MGERETGKVKWFNADKGYGFIERESGGDIFVHHSEIRMEGYRTLEEGQAVEFVVGQGRKGLQAQEVTAAP from the coding sequence ATGGGAGAACGCGAGACCGGTAAGGTCAAGTGGTTCAACGCTGACAAAGGCTACGGCTTCATCGAGCGCGAGTCCGGCGGCGACATTTTTGTTCATCACAGCGAGATCCGCATGGAGGGCTATCGGACCCTCGAAGAAGGCCAGGCGGTCGAGTTCGTCGTCGGCCAGGGTCGCAAGGGCCTCCAGGCGCAGGAAGTGACCGCTGCTCCCTGA
- a CDS encoding glycosyltransferase family 2 protein codes for MTVLLSLHALFLSVLAANLFYLRRTRSARVAPATLPTVSVLIPARNEADNLRRLLPTLVEQDYPEFEVLVYDDGSEDGTWDVIESAGGVVRGFRGDGPPPGWVGKVHALYQATRSARGEVYLFLDADAALKDAGALRRLVERLEAVERKAGEAGGVLTGLPHLRGGGMLLTSLVPFAMMTALPLAFVPRTKAPSLASLNGQCWLLRAEAYHRHEPHAALPDAVLEDVRIGRYLKSKGMRVALRDLQDDVEVWMYRSLGEAWAGFRKNAYLLQGGTPLRFVAAHSLFWVAFVLPPLVSPWFLLSLYALKAGTDAAGRFPLRVCLLAPLSLLLGGLLPIDSAVSHWTGRVRWKGRTVG; via the coding sequence ATGACCGTTCTCCTCAGCCTCCACGCTCTGTTCCTGAGCGTCCTCGCAGCGAACCTGTTCTACCTGCGGCGGACGCGCTCGGCCCGCGTCGCCCCCGCCACGCTGCCAACGGTGTCGGTGCTGATCCCGGCGCGGAACGAGGCCGACAACCTCCGCCGCCTGCTCCCGACCCTCGTCGAGCAGGACTACCCGGAGTTCGAAGTGCTCGTCTACGACGACGGCTCCGAGGACGGAACGTGGGACGTGATCGAGAGTGCGGGCGGGGTCGTGCGTGGCTTCCGGGGCGACGGGCCGCCACCCGGCTGGGTCGGCAAAGTCCACGCGCTCTACCAGGCCACGCGCTCGGCTCGCGGCGAGGTCTACCTCTTCCTCGACGCCGACGCGGCGCTGAAAGACGCGGGCGCGCTGCGTCGGCTCGTCGAGCGGCTCGAAGCCGTGGAGCGGAAGGCGGGCGAGGCGGGCGGCGTCCTCACTGGGCTTCCTCATCTGCGTGGCGGCGGTATGCTCCTCACAAGCCTCGTCCCGTTCGCGATGATGACGGCGCTCCCCCTCGCTTTCGTCCCGCGCACGAAAGCGCCGTCGCTGGCCTCGCTCAACGGGCAGTGCTGGCTCCTCCGCGCCGAGGCGTACCACCGGCACGAGCCCCACGCTGCGCTCCCCGACGCCGTGCTCGAAGACGTGCGGATCGGGCGCTACCTCAAATCGAAAGGGATGCGAGTCGCCTTGCGCGACCTGCAAGACGATGTCGAGGTGTGGATGTACCGGAGCCTGGGCGAGGCGTGGGCGGGGTTCCGCAAGAACGCTTACCTCCTCCAAGGCGGGACGCCGCTGCGTTTCGTGGCGGCGCACTCGCTGTTCTGGGTCGCCTTCGTGCTGCCCCCGCTCGTCTCGCCGTGGTTCCTCCTCTCGCTCTATGCGCTCAAAGCCGGCACCGACGCCGCCGGCCGGTTCCCCCTCCGCGTCTGCCTCCTCGCCCCGCTCTCGCTCCTCCTCGGCGGCCTCCTCCCCATCGACTCGGCCGTGAGCCACTGGACGGGCCGCGTCCGCTGGAAGGGCCGCACCGTCGGCTGA
- a CDS encoding acyltransferase: MARDDARTAAPLGKRVAVKLVEGLIERDLGRTFRRVVWVGPEPWHGAGATLAPDRPLVIYTNHHSFHDGYFLWLLARRVLDRPPLLWMNEWERTPLFGPLGALPFPLDDPAQRLATIRETARRLRDRPEHAFLYFPEGELGPPDAGVAEFSPSAFSRLAKLLPDETQWWPVGIRVTWWGEDRPTVLLGGSAPHDAPDGGERDRLRHAIDTLCSTQPGSGRTLVEGRPSAHERWDLGRLAPLLRRWT; the protein is encoded by the coding sequence ATGGCCCGTGACGACGCCCGGACCGCCGCCCCGCTCGGCAAGCGCGTCGCGGTGAAGCTCGTCGAAGGGCTGATCGAGCGGGATCTCGGGCGGACGTTTCGCCGCGTCGTGTGGGTCGGCCCGGAGCCGTGGCACGGGGCGGGGGCGACGCTCGCGCCGGACCGCCCGCTCGTGATCTACACGAACCACCACTCATTCCACGACGGCTATTTCCTGTGGCTGCTCGCGCGCCGCGTGCTCGACCGGCCGCCGCTGCTGTGGATGAACGAGTGGGAGCGGACGCCGCTCTTCGGCCCGCTCGGCGCGCTCCCCTTTCCCCTCGACGATCCGGCGCAGCGCCTCGCGACGATCCGCGAGACGGCGCGGCGGCTGCGCGACCGGCCCGAGCACGCGTTCCTCTATTTCCCCGAGGGCGAGCTCGGCCCGCCGGACGCGGGCGTCGCGGAGTTTTCACCGTCCGCCTTCAGCCGTTTGGCTAAACTCCTGCCGGACGAGACGCAGTGGTGGCCCGTCGGCATCCGGGTGACGTGGTGGGGCGAGGACCGCCCGACCGTCCTCCTCGGCGGCAGCGCCCCGCACGACGCGCCGGACGGCGGCGAGCGCGACCGCCTCCGCCACGCGATCGACACCCTCTGTTCTACGCAGCCGGGGTCGGGCCGCACCCTCGTCGAAGGCCGGCCGAGCGCGCACGAACGGTGGGACCTCGGTCGCCTCGCTCCCCTGCTTCGCCGCTGGACGTGA
- a CDS encoding thioredoxin domain-containing protein, with protein MPTSNPDALREVCAGRSGVDPDTLEAVVSLAVEIAREGREGRKIGTLFVVGDTDAVLAQSRPLVLDPLYGHPDDARRVADPAFRETVKELAQLDGGFVVRNDGVVVSAARYIDASSDGVDIPLGLGSRHMAGASITLRTQSVAVVASESSVVRMFDRGEIVAEILPELWMLRRYAADLGLPSLLDGRAERSQSDDGSVIVSRPSSARTGPAARVPVQDRRTLAPPVSDRDHRLGPDDAAVTVLVYGDFECPYCARVHGLLETLRDELGDDLRLAYRHYPLVRVHPHAQRAAEASEAAGAQGQFWPMHDALTAHHDALGADRIDALAADLGLDMERLREQLATHAFADRVRADYRSGVQSGVDATPALFVNGQRYPGKLRLDPLRAALAAVRG; from the coding sequence ATGCCCACCTCCAACCCCGACGCCCTCCGCGAAGTCTGCGCCGGCCGCAGCGGCGTCGACCCCGACACGCTCGAAGCCGTCGTCTCGCTCGCCGTCGAGATCGCGCGCGAGGGGCGGGAGGGGCGGAAGATCGGGACGCTCTTCGTCGTGGGTGACACCGACGCCGTGCTCGCGCAGAGCCGGCCGCTCGTGCTCGACCCGCTCTACGGCCACCCCGACGACGCCCGCCGCGTCGCCGACCCCGCCTTCCGCGAGACGGTCAAAGAGCTCGCCCAACTCGACGGCGGCTTCGTCGTCCGCAACGACGGCGTGGTCGTCTCCGCCGCGCGGTACATCGACGCCTCCTCCGACGGCGTCGACATCCCGCTCGGGCTCGGGAGCCGGCACATGGCCGGGGCGTCGATCACGCTCCGCACCCAGTCCGTCGCCGTCGTCGCGTCGGAGAGTTCGGTCGTGCGGATGTTCGACCGGGGCGAGATCGTGGCCGAGATTCTGCCCGAGCTGTGGATGCTCCGCCGCTACGCCGCCGACCTCGGCCTGCCGAGCCTCCTCGATGGCCGCGCCGAGCGCTCGCAGTCCGACGACGGCTCGGTGATCGTGAGCCGCCCGTCGAGCGCGCGCACCGGCCCCGCCGCCCGCGTTCCCGTGCAGGACCGCCGTACGCTCGCGCCGCCCGTCAGCGACCGCGATCACCGCCTCGGGCCGGACGACGCGGCCGTGACCGTCCTCGTCTACGGCGATTTCGAGTGCCCGTACTGCGCCCGCGTCCACGGCCTGCTCGAGACGCTCCGCGACGAGCTAGGCGACGACCTCCGGCTCGCGTACCGGCACTACCCGCTCGTCCGCGTCCACCCGCACGCGCAGCGCGCCGCCGAGGCTTCGGAGGCCGCCGGGGCGCAGGGCCAGTTCTGGCCGATGCACGACGCCCTCACCGCCCACCACGACGCCCTCGGCGCCGACCGCATCGATGCGCTCGCCGCCGACCTCGGGCTCGACATGGAGCGGCTCCGCGAGCAACTCGCCACCCACGCCTTCGCCGACCGCGTCCGCGCCGACTACCGCAGCGGCGTGCAGAGCGGCGTCGACGCCACGCCCGCGCTCTTCGTCAACGGGCAGCGCTACCCCGGCAAGCTCCGCCTCGACCCGCTGCGCGCGGCACTCGCCGCCGTCAGGGGTTGA
- a CDS encoding LapA family protein, translated as MRFALVFSLLIAILAVVFALYNPDPTEIHIGPNYVLTSPLALVIIVTLLSGVLVGALFSVPGRIRSRGRIKKLEKRVAELETTPHETVVVERDVVERPAGTPPPVASGGAAETERMAAETQRMAADAQRRAAEAERRASDDTP; from the coding sequence ATGCGTTTCGCGCTCGTCTTCTCCCTCCTCATCGCCATTCTCGCGGTCGTGTTCGCGCTCTACAACCCGGACCCGACCGAGATCCACATCGGCCCCAACTACGTCCTCACGAGCCCGCTCGCCCTCGTCATCATCGTCACTCTCCTGAGCGGCGTGCTCGTCGGCGCGCTGTTCTCCGTGCCGGGCCGGATCCGCTCGCGCGGCCGCATCAAGAAGCTGGAGAAGCGGGTCGCCGAACTCGAGACGACGCCGCACGAGACCGTCGTCGTGGAGCGCGACGTCGTTGAGCGCCCTGCCGGGACGCCGCCACCCGTCGCGTCGGGCGGGGCGGCCGAGACCGAGCGGATGGCCGCCGAGACGCAGCGGATGGCCGCCGACGCGCAACGCCGCGCCGCCGAAGCCGAGCGCCGCGCCAGCGACGACACCCCCTGA
- the cruF gene encoding bisanhydrobacterioruberin hydratase CruF, which produces MPALPPFSPAPPRPVERVFAVAFGVFVGSILFSVAGTLLLTFFPAEAAVALGWIAQNLGVGLLDMVKGSTWAYMALMPLLTLLLYLPALGARRSVLFLLWGSAIGAAAELVGTQTGFPFGAYVYSDLLGAKIADHVPWFIPPSWYAMSLLSYDLAGRLGIGRWGRVVTAAVFMVLWDVALDPAMTAGAHSGWSFWSYPGGGVFFGMPLVNWLGWLGTSLVIMWGYDRLLGGLRAAPRWAPTLYAVNVLFPVFICFAYGAALAGVLGLVALAVVLGLVRFRGTTLPAARPPVPARV; this is translated from the coding sequence ATGCCCGCTTTGCCTCCCTTCTCCCCGGCCCCGCCGCGCCCCGTCGAGCGGGTGTTCGCCGTCGCGTTCGGCGTGTTCGTCGGCTCCATCTTGTTCAGCGTGGCGGGGACGTTGCTGCTGACGTTCTTCCCCGCCGAGGCGGCCGTCGCCCTCGGATGGATCGCGCAGAACCTCGGCGTCGGCCTCCTCGACATGGTGAAGGGCTCGACGTGGGCGTACATGGCGCTGATGCCCCTCCTGACGCTGCTGCTCTACCTCCCGGCGCTGGGCGCGCGGCGCTCCGTCCTCTTCCTCCTCTGGGGCAGCGCGATCGGCGCGGCGGCCGAGCTCGTGGGGACGCAGACGGGCTTCCCGTTTGGGGCCTACGTCTACAGCGACCTCCTCGGCGCGAAGATCGCGGACCACGTGCCGTGGTTCATCCCGCCGTCGTGGTACGCGATGTCGCTGTTGAGCTACGACCTCGCCGGGCGGCTCGGGATCGGGCGATGGGGCCGGGTCGTGACGGCGGCCGTGTTCATGGTGCTGTGGGACGTCGCGCTCGACCCGGCGATGACGGCAGGCGCGCACAGCGGGTGGAGCTTCTGGTCGTACCCCGGCGGCGGCGTGTTCTTCGGGATGCCGCTCGTGAACTGGCTCGGCTGGCTCGGGACCTCGCTCGTTATCATGTGGGGGTACGACCGGCTCCTCGGCGGGCTGCGCGCCGCGCCGCGCTGGGCACCGACGCTTTACGCCGTCAACGTGCTGTTCCCCGTGTTCATCTGCTTCGCGTACGGCGCGGCGCTCGCCGGCGTCCTCGGCCTCGTCGCCCTCGCCGTCGTGCTCGGCCTCGTCCGCTTTCGCGGGACCACATTACCCGCCGCCCGCCCGCCCGTGCCTGCCCGCGTATGA
- a CDS encoding phytoene/squalene synthase family protein: protein MTTPRPSPTAPPVAPPAGAGRDAEDRYLWRAFRYHSRTFSLATRLLPGEVRLPIAALYLYCRTVDTIADERVLAVGPARALREVDEARDALDRTLAGRPPDTFLWRRLAEIHERFDLLPEPLHELLDGAEWDLRGRGIDDMGDLLAYADLVAGSVGAMMLPFLVDERAQIAPLEAPARALGKAMQVTNILRDVGEDLQELDRLYLPADALRRYGLTRADLLGVARNGHGPDAEYVDLMESVMGETEALYDDAERGIGGLPFRSRVGIAAAARMYREIMNEVRAAGYDNLRRRNYVRLPRKLRLVVHDAYLPRKARLTEGVRAAHRIAAHPETAR from the coding sequence ATGACGACGCCGCGCCCATCCCCGACTGCACCGCCCGTTGCCCCGCCCGCCGGGGCGGGACGCGACGCCGAGGACCGCTACCTCTGGCGGGCCTTCCGCTACCACTCGCGCACGTTCTCCCTCGCGACGCGCCTGCTCCCCGGCGAGGTCCGCCTCCCCATCGCCGCGCTCTACCTCTACTGCCGGACCGTGGACACGATCGCCGACGAGCGCGTGCTCGCCGTCGGGCCGGCCCGCGCTTTGCGCGAGGTCGACGAGGCGCGCGACGCGCTCGACCGGACGCTCGCGGGCCGGCCGCCGGACACGTTCCTGTGGCGGCGCCTCGCCGAGATCCACGAGCGCTTCGACCTGTTGCCCGAGCCGCTCCACGAACTCCTCGACGGTGCCGAGTGGGACCTCCGCGGCCGCGGTATCGACGACATGGGCGACCTGCTGGCCTACGCCGACCTCGTCGCGGGCAGCGTCGGCGCGATGATGCTGCCGTTCCTCGTCGACGAGCGGGCGCAGATCGCTCCACTCGAAGCGCCGGCGCGGGCGCTCGGCAAGGCGATGCAGGTCACGAACATCCTCCGCGACGTGGGCGAGGACCTCCAGGAACTCGACCGCCTCTACCTCCCGGCCGACGCCCTCCGTCGCTACGGGCTGACGCGGGCCGACCTCCTCGGCGTCGCCCGCAACGGCCACGGCCCCGACGCCGAATACGTCGACCTGATGGAGTCGGTGATGGGCGAGACTGAGGCGCTCTACGACGATGCCGAGCGCGGCATCGGCGGACTCCCGTTCCGCTCGCGCGTTGGGATCGCGGCGGCGGCTCGGATGTACCGCGAGATTATGAACGAGGTCCGCGCTGCAGGCTACGATAACCTCCGCCGCCGCAACTACGTCAGGCTCCCGCGCAAGCTGCGCCTCGTCGTCCACGACGCCTACCTCCCCCGCAAAGCGCGACTGACGGAGGGCGTTCGCGCGGCGCATAGGATCGCGGCGCATCCCGAAACTGCGCGCTGA
- a CDS encoding mechanosensitive ion channel domain-containing protein → MQDVVHTTDFLLRSVVTAGIVVLAALGLYALKTAIVRFVNVRQMHRLRGRFVYRIARVFTLIFIAFSLAYVWGFDQEKLWVFVTGFLGLVAIGFFAVWSLLSNIVAGLFLFLSDPFKINDEIELPEVELGGKVRDIRPLFVMLEEDGGHVTYVPNNVFFQKSFRRFNPETRAREKAEAAAREADTDAQAAD, encoded by the coding sequence GTGCAAGACGTCGTCCACACCACCGACTTCTTGCTGCGCAGTGTCGTCACGGCAGGCATCGTGGTGCTCGCGGCGCTCGGGCTCTACGCGCTCAAGACGGCCATCGTCCGGTTCGTGAACGTGCGGCAGATGCACCGGCTACGGGGCCGGTTCGTCTATCGGATCGCCCGCGTCTTCACGCTGATCTTCATCGCCTTCTCGCTGGCCTACGTCTGGGGCTTCGATCAGGAGAAGCTGTGGGTGTTCGTGACGGGCTTCCTCGGCCTCGTCGCGATCGGCTTCTTTGCGGTGTGGAGCCTGCTCTCGAACATCGTCGCGGGCCTCTTTCTCTTCCTCTCGGACCCATTCAAGATCAACGATGAGATCGAACTGCCCGAGGTGGAACTCGGCGGGAAGGTGCGCGACATCCGCCCGCTCTTCGTGATGCTGGAGGAGGACGGCGGCCACGTCACGTACGTGCCGAACAACGTGTTCTTCCAGAAGTCCTTCCGCCGCTTCAACCCCGAGACGCGCGCCCGCGAGAAGGCCGAGGCCGCCGCCCGCGAGGCCGACACCGACGCCCAAGCCGCCGACTGA
- a CDS encoding dienelactone hydrolase family protein: MRSLLTLLILCLLPLAACSDRGDDYGDAMSREHADDTPTATPLSTPSGTADVVTEEVVYATVDGTRMMGFVARPATDGDVEAGSTPGLIVIHEWWGLNDNIRAMAEKLAAEGYVALAVDLYGGDVAETPEQARSLMSASMEREAALTSNVTQAYDYLAAQGGVENVGVIGWCFGGGWSLRTALALPNDIDAAAIYYGQLVTDPDQLATLDMPILGIFGGEDQGIPVAQVRTFEQRLDSLGANATVEIYEGAGHAFANPSGERYVPEAAEDAWQKTLAFFDRYLKGDGSDTM; this comes from the coding sequence ATGCGTTCGCTCCTCACCCTCCTCATCCTCTGTCTCCTCCCCCTCGCCGCTTGCTCCGACCGCGGGGACGACTACGGCGACGCCATGTCCCGCGAACACGCCGACGATACCCCCACGGCTACTCCGCTCAGCACGCCGTCCGGCACCGCAGACGTCGTCACCGAAGAGGTCGTCTACGCCACCGTCGATGGCACGCGCATGATGGGCTTCGTCGCGCGCCCCGCCACGGACGGCGACGTCGAGGCGGGGTCGACACCCGGCCTCATCGTCATCCACGAGTGGTGGGGGCTCAACGACAACATCCGCGCGATGGCCGAGAAGCTCGCCGCCGAGGGCTACGTCGCCCTCGCCGTGGACCTCTACGGCGGCGACGTAGCCGAGACGCCGGAGCAGGCTCGCTCGCTCATGAGCGCGTCGATGGAGCGCGAGGCGGCGCTGACGTCGAACGTGACGCAGGCGTACGACTACCTCGCGGCGCAAGGCGGCGTGGAGAACGTCGGCGTGATCGGGTGGTGCTTCGGCGGCGGGTGGTCGCTACGGACGGCGCTCGCCCTGCCCAACGACATCGACGCGGCGGCGATCTACTACGGCCAGCTCGTCACCGACCCGGACCAGCTCGCGACGCTCGACATGCCGATTCTCGGCATCTTCGGCGGCGAAGACCAGGGCATCCCCGTCGCCCAAGTGCGCACGTTCGAGCAGCGGCTCGACTCGTTGGGCGCGAACGCTACGGTCGAGATTTACGAAGGGGCCGGCCATGCCTTCGCGAACCCGTCCGGCGAGCGCTACGTGCCCGAGGCCGCCGAGGACGCGTGGCAAAAGACGCTGGCCTTCTTCGACCGCTACCTCAAAGGGGACGGCAGCGACACGATGTAG
- a CDS encoding diacylglycerol/polyprenol kinase family protein: MPRLPIPPGGAPLALFPTVSALSDSPPLISYSAELKRKALHLGALVMPLGIVVLGREVSLWLLVPLAVFAVTCDVARLRVGWMHRFINWLFAPIMRPEEQPPFGGPIVINGATWMCVSAAVCTFLFPEPIAAASLAMLMVGDGAAAVIGRRFGRTRYPFSEKSVEGSAAFFVTGLLAALPFGLIPVPGVAVVVLAVGALTAAFVEALPVPINDNVRVPVVAGAAMLLATGLV, from the coding sequence TTGCCGAGGCTCCCGATCCCGCCCGGCGGCGCGCCGCTCGCCCTCTTCCCAACGGTCTCCGCTTTGAGCGACTCGCCCCCTCTGATCTCGTATTCCGCCGAACTCAAGCGGAAAGCGCTCCACCTCGGCGCGCTCGTCATGCCGCTCGGCATCGTCGTGCTCGGGCGCGAGGTATCGCTCTGGCTGCTCGTCCCCCTCGCCGTGTTCGCGGTGACGTGCGACGTGGCGCGGCTGCGGGTCGGCTGGATGCACCGATTCATCAACTGGCTCTTCGCCCCGATCATGCGGCCGGAGGAACAGCCCCCGTTCGGCGGCCCCATCGTGATCAACGGGGCGACGTGGATGTGCGTCTCGGCCGCCGTCTGCACCTTCCTCTTCCCCGAGCCAATTGCGGCCGCGTCGCTTGCGATGCTGATGGTCGGCGACGGCGCGGCGGCCGTCATCGGGCGGCGGTTCGGGCGGACGCGCTACCCGTTTTCCGAGAAGTCGGTGGAGGGCTCGGCGGCGTTCTTCGTGACGGGGCTGCTGGCGGCACTCCCCTTCGGCCTGATCCCGGTACCGGGCGTAGCCGTCGTCGTACTCGCGGTCGGGGCGCTGACGGCGGCGTTCGTCGAAGCACTCCCCGTGCCGATCAACGACAACGTCCGCGTGCCCGTCGTGGCCGGCGCGGCGATGCTGCTGGCGACGGGGCTCGTTTGA
- a CDS encoding DUF4235 domain-containing protein: MSDLNPTLTDKAKWLALAVGSAFIASFAVKNLIRAGWRTVADDDPPLNPASLDTDWNEAITWTVITGIAAGLTRLVVRRGAAATWRNVTGTHPPGLETQ, encoded by the coding sequence ATGTCCGACCTCAACCCGACTCTCACCGACAAAGCGAAGTGGCTCGCGCTCGCCGTCGGTTCCGCCTTCATCGCTAGCTTCGCCGTGAAGAACCTCATCCGCGCCGGGTGGCGCACCGTCGCCGACGACGACCCGCCGCTGAACCCCGCCTCGCTCGACACCGATTGGAACGAGGCGATCACGTGGACGGTCATCACCGGCATCGCCGCCGGGCTCACGCGCCTCGTCGTCCGGCGCGGCGCCGCCGCCACGTGGCGGAACGTCACCGGCACGCACCCGCCGGGCCTCGAAACGCAGTAA
- the thiE gene encoding thiamine phosphate synthase: MPVGRLHVLTDFVFQQRFSNADLATLAARGGADTVQFRHKVATLRARLHEAEQTAAACHAAGVPLLVNDDPALALAVGAAGVHLGQLDLPVAVARRILGPNAVVGATVTNAAQARDAEAAGASYLGFGPVFPTQSKRNPASVKGLDGLAAACAAVSIPVIGIAGITPEHVASVLDAGAHGVAVMTAVTTADDPEAATAAFRREIDRATDG, translated from the coding sequence ATGCCCGTCGGCCGCCTCCACGTCCTCACCGATTTCGTCTTCCAGCAGCGGTTCTCTAACGCCGACCTCGCCACTCTCGCCGCCCGTGGCGGTGCCGACACCGTTCAGTTCCGCCACAAAGTCGCCACCCTCCGTGCCCGCCTCCACGAAGCCGAGCAGACGGCCGCGGCGTGCCACGCCGCCGGCGTCCCGCTCCTCGTCAACGACGACCCCGCCCTCGCCCTCGCCGTCGGCGCGGCGGGCGTCCACCTCGGGCAGCTCGACCTGCCGGTGGCCGTGGCGCGCCGCATCCTCGGTCCCAACGCGGTCGTCGGCGCGACGGTTACAAACGCAGCGCAGGCGCGCGACGCCGAGGCCGCCGGTGCCAGCTACCTAGGCTTCGGCCCCGTCTTCCCAACGCAGTCGAAGCGGAACCCGGCCTCGGTGAAAGGGCTCGACGGGCTCGCCGCCGCGTGCGCCGCCGTGTCGATCCCCGTCATCGGGATCGCGGGGATCACGCCCGAGCACGTGGCGTCCGTGCTCGACGCCGGCGCCCACGGCGTCGCCGTGATGACGGCGGTCACGACAGCCGACGACCCCGAGGCCGCCACCGCCGCGTTCCGACGCGAAATCGACCGCGCGACGGACGGATGA
- a CDS encoding YqgE/AlgH family protein, whose product MDLAPGVLLVADPALLDPNFRRTVILLCDHNAEGSFGLVLNRPTELHLPEVLAEPVGLDHLLYLGGPVQMDTLHYLHAYADEVDDAVAVLDGVGWGGPFEEIVERVRLGQLDGEGFRFFVGYSGWGPGQLATEVDEGGWVVLPASAPQVFDGDPAVLWRDIMRGLGGEYALLSNYPDDPQMN is encoded by the coding sequence ATGGACCTCGCTCCCGGCGTCCTCCTCGTGGCCGATCCGGCCCTGCTCGACCCCAACTTCCGGCGGACGGTCATCCTCCTCTGCGACCACAACGCCGAAGGCTCCTTCGGCCTCGTGCTTAACCGGCCAACCGAGCTCCACCTCCCCGAAGTGCTCGCCGAGCCCGTCGGGCTCGACCACCTGCTCTACCTTGGCGGCCCCGTGCAGATGGACACGCTCCACTACCTCCACGCCTACGCCGACGAGGTGGACGACGCCGTCGCCGTGCTCGACGGCGTGGGGTGGGGCGGGCCGTTCGAGGAGATCGTCGAGCGCGTTCGCCTCGGGCAGCTCGACGGCGAAGGTTTCCGGTTCTTCGTCGGCTACTCGGGCTGGGGACCGGGCCAGCTCGCGACGGAGGTCGACGAGGGCGGGTGGGTCGTCCTCCCCGCCTCGGCCCCGCAGGTCTTCGACGGCGACCCGGCGGTGCTGTGGCGCGACATCATGCGCGGGCTCGGCGGCGAGTACGCCCTGCTGTCGAACTACCCCGATGATCCGCAGATGAATTAG